From a region of the Agrobacterium tumefaciens genome:
- a CDS encoding type II secretion system F family protein: MDLTIILLVTLAAISAGGLAYALLFPQIEVEKKTTSRVKRVKSAETDHTKIKAARDRVQDLSKRRKSMQDSLRELEKKQDEKAKKAQNISLRERLVQAGLQISVRRFYVISIGGAIAASFVALLYGLPLIMVPLVGIVLALGLPRWILGFLKKRRQTKFLEEFPNALDVMCRSIKSGLPLNDAVRLIASDGQEPVKTEFQRVVDAQQVGIGIPQAIERMMLTMPLFEVNFFSTVINIQAQAGGNLSEALANLSKVLRERRKMRAKVQALSMEAKASAVIIGALPFIVMMLVHFTSPDYLAVLFTDTRGHIILGASGLWMSIGIIIMRNMINFDI, translated from the coding sequence ATGGACCTCACAATCATATTGCTTGTGACGCTTGCCGCCATCTCGGCCGGAGGACTGGCCTATGCCCTTCTGTTCCCGCAAATTGAAGTCGAGAAAAAAACCACGAGCCGCGTCAAACGGGTCAAGTCAGCCGAAACCGATCATACCAAGATCAAGGCTGCGCGCGACCGCGTTCAAGATCTGAGCAAACGTCGCAAGTCGATGCAGGACAGCCTGCGCGAACTGGAAAAAAAGCAGGACGAAAAAGCCAAGAAAGCCCAAAATATCAGCCTGCGCGAAAGGCTGGTTCAGGCTGGCCTTCAAATCTCGGTTCGCCGGTTCTACGTCATCAGCATAGGGGGCGCAATCGCCGCCAGCTTTGTCGCACTGCTTTACGGCCTGCCGCTCATCATGGTTCCGCTTGTCGGAATCGTTCTCGCACTGGGGCTGCCTCGCTGGATTCTCGGCTTTCTGAAAAAACGCCGGCAAACGAAGTTCCTTGAGGAATTTCCGAACGCTCTGGACGTGATGTGCCGGTCGATCAAATCCGGTTTGCCATTGAATGATGCTGTGCGATTGATCGCATCGGATGGGCAGGAGCCAGTCAAAACCGAATTCCAGCGCGTTGTCGATGCCCAACAGGTCGGCATCGGCATTCCACAGGCCATTGAACGCATGATGCTGACCATGCCGCTTTTCGAAGTGAACTTCTTTAGCACCGTGATCAACATTCAGGCCCAGGCCGGTGGCAACCTCTCTGAAGCTCTGGCCAATCTTTCAAAAGTGCTGCGAGAGCGCCGCAAGATGCGCGCCAAGGTCCAGGCACTGTCCATGGAAGCGAAAGCCTCTGCGGTCATTATCGGCGCCCTGCCGTTCATCGTCATGATGCTGGTCCACTTTACGTCGCCAGACTATCTCGCTGTCCTGTTCACGGACACCCGCGGCCACATCATTCTCGGCGCTTCGGGGCTGTGGATGTCGATCGGCATCATCATCATGCGCAACATGATCAATTTCGATATCTGA
- the cpaB gene encoding Flp pilus assembly protein CpaB — translation MKPSRIIILSVALVAAGLAGVLAMQLSGTQQVIEKAETIIQKEPTVNVLVSSVSLPVGSRLNDSSVRWMPWPQGNVVESFITEAQRPNAITELSGAVVRLPLFEGEPLRPEKVVDSSARIMSSLLPAGKRAVATEISVSTGAGGFVLPNDRVDVIMVRKSETGTFLTENVLNNVRVLAIDQQIKEGEDGTSAVIGATATLELTPEQAKIMTVAQQMAERLTLALRSVADAQENDTLSAGYLLNGGSGQPEIQVIKSGSIVKGGQGASQ, via the coding sequence ATGAAACCGTCGCGCATCATCATCCTGTCTGTCGCCCTTGTGGCTGCCGGTCTGGCCGGGGTTCTGGCCATGCAGCTTTCAGGTACGCAGCAGGTGATCGAGAAAGCCGAGACGATCATTCAGAAAGAGCCAACGGTCAACGTTCTGGTCTCCTCCGTCAGTCTGCCTGTCGGTAGCCGCCTGAACGACAGCTCAGTTCGCTGGATGCCGTGGCCACAAGGAAATGTCGTCGAAAGCTTCATCACCGAAGCACAAAGACCGAACGCCATTACCGAGCTTTCCGGCGCCGTCGTCAGGCTGCCGCTTTTCGAAGGTGAGCCTCTGCGGCCGGAGAAGGTCGTCGATTCCAGCGCACGCATCATGTCTTCGCTCCTACCTGCCGGCAAACGCGCTGTCGCGACAGAGATATCGGTGTCCACGGGTGCAGGCGGTTTCGTGCTACCGAACGACCGTGTGGACGTCATCATGGTGCGCAAAAGCGAAACGGGCACCTTTCTGACAGAGAACGTTCTCAACAATGTCCGCGTCTTGGCAATCGACCAGCAAATCAAGGAAGGCGAAGACGGCACATCCGCCGTTATTGGCGCCACCGCAACGCTGGAACTCACACCCGAGCAGGCAAAAATCATGACGGTCGCGCAGCAGATGGCGGAGCGCCTGACCCTGGCATTGCGCTCGGTTGCGGACGCGCAGGAAAACGACACGCTTTCCGCCGGCTACCTACTCAATGGCGGTTCCGGACAGCCTGAAATTCAGGTCATCAAATCCGGCTCGATCGTCAAGGGTGGCCAAGGAGCATCACAATGA
- a CDS encoding Flp family type IVb pilin codes for MSNIFARFLKDESGATAIEYGLIAALISVAIIGGAGVVGTRLGVLFTNIGNKMTTAATTSGQ; via the coding sequence ATGTCCAACATTTTCGCTCGTTTCCTCAAAGACGAATCCGGCGCAACGGCAATCGAATACGGCCTGATCGCAGCTCTGATTTCTGTTGCTATCATCGGCGGTGCTGGCGTCGTTGGTACTCGCCTCGGCGTACTTTTCACCAACATCGGCAACAAGATGACGACTGCAGCTACGACATCCGGTCAGTAA
- a CDS encoding CtpF protein has product MSTVEYDIHTQNSGDIDAEPSIRASDMDRLRPLPRISVHAFCVSENMQRVMDALSNDRRMSKVTLRVTNGDIGAAATMFSSSPTPNLIVLETASNPSTLLDDLAPLAEVCDPTTRVIIVGRHNDITLYRDLIRNGISEYLVAPVGMSDLLASISAIFVDPEAEPLGRNIAFIGAKGGVGSSTIAHNCAFGISSLFSTETILADMDLAYGTANIDFDQDPAQGMAEAVFSPERLDEVFLDRLLTKCSDHLSLLAAPSLLDRTYDLDRLAFQPVMEVLQRSAPVAVLDLPHHWYDWNRAVLSEADEVVITAVPDLANLRNTKNLFDALKKLRPNDKPPHLILNQVGMPKRPEIAPADFLDPLEIDPIAIIPFDVQLFGNAANSGRMIREIDEKSAIAETFSQISHVVTGRTMIRKNKRGGLDKLMNLIKRQ; this is encoded by the coding sequence ATGAGTACGGTAGAATACGACATCCATACGCAAAATAGCGGCGACATCGATGCCGAGCCGTCAATCCGCGCATCGGATATGGATCGCTTGCGACCGCTTCCCCGCATTTCCGTTCATGCATTCTGCGTCAGCGAAAACATGCAACGGGTCATGGACGCCCTGTCGAACGACAGGCGCATGAGCAAGGTGACTTTACGTGTCACCAACGGCGATATCGGTGCAGCGGCAACAATGTTCTCGTCCTCGCCCACGCCGAACCTCATCGTTCTGGAGACTGCAAGCAATCCTTCCACCCTGCTGGACGATCTGGCTCCACTTGCGGAAGTCTGCGACCCGACAACGCGCGTCATCATCGTTGGCCGCCACAACGACATCACGCTTTATCGCGATCTGATCCGTAACGGCATATCGGAATATCTCGTCGCTCCGGTTGGCATGAGTGACCTCCTGGCCTCCATCTCGGCGATTTTTGTCGATCCTGAAGCTGAACCTCTTGGACGTAACATCGCTTTCATTGGCGCAAAGGGTGGGGTCGGTTCTTCGACGATCGCACACAATTGCGCCTTCGGTATTTCCAGCCTGTTCTCGACGGAGACCATCCTGGCGGATATGGACCTCGCTTACGGCACAGCCAATATCGATTTTGATCAGGACCCGGCGCAAGGCATGGCGGAAGCGGTGTTTTCACCGGAACGTCTGGATGAGGTGTTTCTCGACCGACTTCTGACCAAGTGTTCCGATCACCTGTCGCTTCTCGCTGCGCCTTCACTGCTCGACAGAACCTATGATCTCGACCGGCTGGCATTCCAGCCTGTGATGGAGGTACTGCAGAGAAGCGCGCCGGTCGCCGTTCTGGACCTGCCTCACCATTGGTATGACTGGAATCGCGCCGTGCTTTCAGAAGCAGACGAGGTCGTCATCACTGCCGTTCCCGATCTTGCCAACTTGCGGAACACCAAAAACCTGTTCGATGCGTTGAAAAAGCTTCGCCCAAACGACAAACCGCCTCACCTCATCCTCAATCAGGTTGGCATGCCGAAACGCCCGGAGATCGCCCCGGCTGACTTTCTCGACCCGTTGGAAATCGATCCGATCGCCATCATCCCCTTCGATGTGCAGCTTTTCGGTAATGCCGCCAACAGTGGGCGCATGATCCGGGAAATCGATGAGAAATCAGCGATTGCCGAAACCTTTTCACAGATCTCACACGTCGTGACCGGCCGCACCATGATCCGCAAAAACAAGCGGGGCGGCCTCGACAAGCTGATGAATCTTATCAAGCGCCAGTAG
- a CDS encoding leucyl aminopeptidase family protein: MAPYQFIERTTPFSSQSGNTLPVFAVTPAHIEQGAIDPVALDWAKKAGFKAEAGAVLLIPSADGSLGGVLLGLGSNPSEIPFITGKLARELPEGDWHIETAPLTANRLALGFGLGSYRFDKYKTVKSNGAKLLVPQDAEDGEIGRVLAGVFLARDLINVPANDMGPDQLEIAFRALAAHYKAKVKTVSGEDLLKQNFPLVHAVGRASESAPRLLEMNWGKKGNPRLTLVGKGVCFDTGGLDIKSAASMALMKKDMGGAANVLGLALMIMDANLPVDLRVIVPAVENSIASNAFRPGDIYKSRKGLTVQIDNTDAEGRLILADALAYADEDAPDLMIDMATLTGAARVALGPDLPPFFTDDEDLAHNISEASIDTDDPLWRMPLYMGYDKDIRSRAADITNAPSGGMAGSITAALFLKRFVTNTKKWAHFDIYGWSPSERHHSSIGGEAQGIRALFHYISHHFAK; this comes from the coding sequence ATGGCGCCCTATCAATTCATCGAACGCACCACCCCGTTCAGCTCCCAGTCCGGCAACACCCTGCCCGTTTTTGCCGTCACGCCCGCCCATATCGAACAGGGTGCGATCGACCCGGTTGCCCTCGACTGGGCAAAAAAAGCCGGATTCAAGGCCGAAGCTGGAGCCGTGCTGCTGATCCCCTCCGCCGATGGTTCTCTGGGTGGTGTTCTGCTCGGCCTTGGCAGCAACCCTTCCGAGATCCCTTTCATCACGGGGAAGCTGGCGCGTGAGTTACCCGAAGGCGACTGGCATATAGAGACAGCCCCCTTGACGGCCAACCGGCTGGCGCTGGGCTTCGGCCTCGGCAGCTACCGTTTCGACAAATACAAAACGGTCAAATCCAACGGCGCGAAACTGCTCGTACCGCAGGATGCGGAAGACGGTGAAATCGGGCGTGTTCTCGCTGGCGTCTTCCTCGCCCGTGACCTCATCAACGTGCCGGCTAATGATATGGGGCCGGATCAACTCGAGATTGCATTCCGTGCACTTGCCGCGCATTACAAAGCCAAGGTCAAGACCGTTTCCGGCGAAGATCTGCTGAAACAGAACTTCCCTCTCGTCCATGCGGTTGGCCGTGCGAGCGAAAGCGCACCGCGCCTGCTGGAAATGAACTGGGGCAAGAAGGGCAATCCTCGCCTGACGCTCGTCGGCAAGGGCGTATGCTTCGATACCGGCGGTCTCGATATCAAGTCCGCCGCCTCGATGGCACTCATGAAAAAGGATATGGGCGGAGCAGCTAATGTGCTTGGCCTTGCCCTGATGATCATGGATGCCAATCTGCCTGTAGACCTGCGCGTGATCGTGCCAGCAGTTGAAAACTCGATCGCATCGAACGCATTCCGTCCCGGCGACATTTACAAAAGCCGGAAGGGTCTGACGGTCCAGATCGACAATACGGATGCGGAAGGTCGCCTGATTCTGGCGGACGCCCTGGCCTATGCCGATGAAGACGCTCCCGACCTGATGATCGACATGGCGACACTAACGGGTGCTGCCCGTGTCGCGCTCGGTCCTGATCTGCCACCCTTCTTCACCGATGATGAAGACCTCGCACACAACATCTCCGAAGCCAGCATCGACACCGATGATCCGTTGTGGCGCATGCCGCTCTACATGGGCTACGACAAGGATATTCGCTCGCGCGCAGCCGACATCACCAACGCGCCATCGGGTGGCATGGCAGGATCGATCACCGCTGCCCTGTTCCTGAAGCGCTTCGTCACGAACACCAAAAAGTGGGCCCATTTCGATATTTACGGCTGGTCGCCGAGCGAACGGCACCATTCGTCAATCGGCGGAGAGGCCCAGGGCATCCGCGCCCTGTTCCACTACATCTCGCATCACTTCGCGAAGTAA
- a CDS encoding peptidase yields MVTAAIFLILPLCLAFAALTDLISMTIPNRIPLILLASFVIVAPFTGMDWQTFAMSLAAGVAVFVFCFALFASNVMGGGDAKLLTAAAVWFGFNQSLIEFLLGVTFIGGVLTLGILLLRSRTQEIMAVGLPIPESLLVAKKIPYGIGIAIAGLLTYGEAPLVKAAIASLT; encoded by the coding sequence ATGGTCACTGCGGCAATCTTTCTCATTTTGCCTCTCTGCCTCGCCTTTGCGGCGCTGACAGACCTTATCAGCATGACCATTCCAAACAGGATACCACTCATCCTTCTGGCTTCTTTTGTGATTGTTGCGCCCTTTACAGGAATGGACTGGCAAACTTTCGCAATGAGCCTAGCGGCTGGCGTTGCTGTGTTCGTCTTTTGCTTCGCGCTTTTTGCCAGCAATGTTATGGGCGGCGGGGATGCCAAGCTTTTGACCGCGGCGGCGGTGTGGTTCGGTTTCAATCAGTCCCTCATCGAATTCCTGCTCGGCGTGACCTTTATCGGCGGCGTCCTTACGCTCGGGATATTGCTTCTGCGCTCCAGAACTCAGGAAATTATGGCCGTTGGACTTCCCATTCCTGAATCGCTGCTGGTCGCGAAGAAGATACCGTACGGCATAGGCATAGCGATAGCCGGGCTTCTGACATACGGGGAAGCACCGCTGGTCAAGGCAGCTATCGCCAGCCTGACCTAG
- a CDS encoding type II and III secretion system protein family protein, whose protein sequence is MTGGHMAKRFKNHLRSSMTASLAFCLGFSGIPGNYAPTVLRMSEASAQNASIVRITESGTGIRKRLQLGLNKALVIDLPEDAHDILVADPSLADAVTRTSRRIYLFGKTVGQTNIFIFGANGQEIVSLDLEVERDIAGLEANIRRFIPESDIKVEIVSDNIVLSGTVRTPQDSARAVQLAEAFLKGGEATTRNITLTGGNNGGDAAIFAENRQTSQIVNMLTIEGEDQVTLKVTVAEVSRQVLKQLGFNGSIGSNRNQSGVSFSNPANLGNAIALGATGNVVGAIGEIKLESYFNAMEQAGVMRTLAEPSLTAISGEQAKFYVGGEFRLAGTQEVDFDKDTGRPTVTRTTDTVDYGIELNFRPVVLSPGRISLKIETNVSEPTYEGNVTTGNGSDLAVPGNIYMSIRKREASTSVELPSGGSIVIAGLVQDNIRQAMSGLPGISKVPVFGTLFRSKDFVRNETELVIIATPYLVRPVARNQIARPDDNFNPENDAAMYFMNRVNKVYGRKDKVQAAPYQGSVGFIYK, encoded by the coding sequence ATGACCGGGGGACATATGGCGAAGCGCTTCAAAAACCATCTGCGCTCATCGATGACGGCGAGCCTGGCATTCTGCCTGGGTTTTTCTGGCATTCCTGGCAATTACGCCCCAACCGTGCTTCGCATGAGTGAAGCATCGGCGCAGAACGCCAGCATCGTACGCATCACGGAAAGCGGAACCGGTATCCGCAAACGTCTGCAACTCGGCCTGAACAAGGCGCTGGTCATTGATCTGCCGGAAGATGCACATGATATCCTCGTCGCGGACCCCAGCCTTGCTGATGCCGTGACGCGGACATCAAGACGTATCTATCTGTTTGGCAAGACAGTGGGTCAGACCAACATTTTCATTTTTGGCGCCAATGGCCAGGAGATTGTCAGCCTCGATCTCGAAGTCGAACGCGATATTGCCGGCCTTGAAGCCAATATCCGTCGTTTCATCCCCGAATCCGACATCAAGGTGGAAATCGTTTCCGACAACATCGTGTTATCTGGCACGGTGCGCACTCCTCAGGATTCGGCCCGTGCCGTTCAGCTTGCCGAAGCCTTCCTGAAGGGCGGCGAGGCCACCACGCGCAACATCACGCTGACCGGTGGCAACAACGGGGGCGATGCAGCAATTTTTGCCGAAAACCGCCAGACTTCGCAGATCGTCAACATGCTGACGATCGAGGGCGAAGATCAGGTTACCTTGAAGGTGACGGTCGCTGAAGTCAGCCGTCAGGTTCTGAAACAGCTTGGTTTCAACGGCTCTATCGGAAGCAATCGCAATCAGTCTGGCGTGTCCTTCTCAAACCCCGCCAATCTCGGCAATGCTATCGCGCTCGGCGCGACAGGAAACGTCGTTGGGGCAATCGGCGAGATTAAACTCGAAAGTTATTTCAACGCCATGGAGCAGGCGGGCGTGATGCGGACACTCGCCGAACCGAGCCTCACCGCAATTTCCGGTGAGCAGGCAAAATTCTATGTCGGTGGTGAATTCCGACTGGCGGGAACGCAGGAAGTCGACTTCGATAAGGATACCGGCCGCCCAACCGTCACGAGAACCACAGATACCGTGGATTACGGCATCGAATTGAACTTCCGTCCCGTCGTTCTGTCACCCGGCCGCATCAGTCTGAAAATCGAGACGAACGTGTCTGAGCCGACCTATGAAGGCAATGTCACGACCGGCAACGGCTCAGATCTCGCAGTTCCCGGCAACATCTATATGTCGATCCGGAAACGTGAAGCCTCGACCAGCGTCGAGCTTCCGTCGGGTGGCTCCATCGTGATTGCGGGTCTGGTGCAGGACAACATACGCCAGGCGATGTCAGGGTTGCCTGGCATTTCCAAGGTTCCGGTGTTCGGCACGCTGTTCCGAAGCAAGGACTTCGTTCGCAACGAAACCGAACTGGTCATCATCGCGACGCCATATCTCGTGCGTCCCGTCGCGCGCAATCAGATCGCCCGCCCAGACGACAACTTCAATCCGGAAAACGACGCAGCCATGTATTTCATGAACCGCGTCAACAAGGTCTACGGCCGCAAGGACAAGGTCCAGGCTGCCCCTTACCAGGGATCAGTGGGGTTCATCTACAAATGA
- a CDS encoding CpaF family protein, with the protein MFGKRGNDSPAKSVKADFPAVATVQAPVAPEPRPEPTATVEPGHAPVAKQAYSPAPPQPKKRARTEDYYNTKSQVFSALIDTIDLSQLAKLDAESAREEIRDIVNDIITIKNFAMSISEQEELLEDICNDVLGYGPLEPLLARDDIADIMVNGSGQTFIEVGGKTIESDIRFRDNAQLLSICQRIVSQVGRRVDESSPICDARLPDGSRVNVIAPPLAIDGPALTIRKFKKDKLTLEQLVRFGAITPEGATLLKIIGRVRCNVVISGGTGSGKTTLLNCLTSFIDKDERVITCEDTAELQLQQPHVVRLETRPPNIEGEGEITMRDLVKNCLRMRPERIVVGEVRGPEVFDLLQAMNTGHDGSMGTIHANTPRECLSRIESMIAMGGFTLPAKTVREIIAGSIDVVIQAARLRDGSRRITQITEVIGMEGDVIVTQDLMRYEIEGEDAQGKLIGKHVSTGISKPHFWDRARYYGEEKRLAAALDDMEKNS; encoded by the coding sequence ATGTTCGGAAAACGCGGCAACGACAGCCCAGCCAAAAGTGTAAAAGCGGATTTTCCCGCCGTGGCAACCGTGCAGGCACCGGTGGCTCCCGAACCTCGTCCAGAACCGACCGCCACCGTGGAGCCGGGGCATGCGCCTGTGGCAAAACAGGCCTATTCGCCTGCCCCACCGCAGCCGAAAAAACGCGCCCGCACCGAAGATTACTACAACACGAAAAGCCAGGTCTTTTCTGCCCTGATCGACACGATCGATCTATCGCAACTCGCCAAGCTTGATGCCGAAAGCGCGCGCGAGGAAATCCGCGATATCGTCAACGACATCATCACGATCAAGAACTTCGCGATGTCGATTTCCGAGCAGGAAGAACTGCTCGAGGACATCTGCAACGACGTCCTTGGATACGGCCCGCTGGAACCGCTTCTTGCGCGCGATGACATTGCCGACATCATGGTCAATGGCTCGGGCCAGACCTTCATCGAAGTTGGTGGCAAGACCATCGAGTCCGACATCCGATTTCGCGACAATGCGCAGTTGCTATCGATCTGCCAGCGCATTGTCAGCCAGGTTGGCCGCCGCGTCGATGAGTCCAGCCCAATCTGCGACGCCCGTTTGCCGGATGGATCGCGTGTCAACGTCATCGCACCGCCGCTCGCCATCGATGGCCCTGCGCTGACGATCCGAAAATTCAAGAAAGACAAGCTCACACTGGAGCAGCTGGTGCGGTTCGGAGCGATTACGCCAGAAGGCGCAACCCTGCTCAAGATCATTGGCCGCGTCCGCTGCAACGTGGTCATCTCAGGCGGAACGGGCTCGGGCAAAACCACGCTTCTCAACTGCCTGACCAGCTTCATCGACAAGGATGAGCGTGTCATCACCTGCGAAGACACGGCGGAACTCCAGCTACAGCAGCCGCATGTCGTCAGGCTGGAAACGCGCCCCCCGAACATCGAAGGTGAAGGCGAGATCACCATGCGCGATCTGGTCAAAAACTGCCTTCGTATGCGCCCGGAACGCATCGTCGTCGGCGAAGTGCGCGGACCGGAGGTTTTCGATCTGTTGCAGGCGATGAACACCGGTCACGATGGCTCGATGGGCACGATCCACGCCAACACACCACGCGAGTGCCTCAGCCGTATCGAATCGATGATAGCCATGGGTGGTTTCACGCTTCCGGCAAAGACCGTTCGTGAAATCATTGCCGGCTCGATCGACGTCGTTATTCAGGCTGCTCGCTTGCGCGACGGTTCACGCCGTATCACCCAGATCACCGAGGTCATTGGCATGGAAGGCGATGTTATCGTCACCCAGGATTTGATGCGATACGAGATCGAAGGCGAAGACGCGCAAGGAAAGCTGATCGGCAAACACGTATCGACCGGTATCAGCAAACCTCACTTCTGGGACCGCGCTCGTTATTACGGTGAAGAAAAGCGGCTGGCGGCAGCTCTCGACGACATGGAAAAGAACTCCTAA
- a CDS encoding type II secretion system F family protein produces the protein MTGSLMSSLTDPQTLIAILVAVAVFATFYTLIMPFLERKDLNKRMKAVSSERDLIRSRERERMATSSRESKASLRSANNKSAHRIVERFNLREALADKNTMTKLRAAGLRSQNAFNMFLAARFILPFIFLALAFTWVFVLGNLAEQSFIVRLMAVLLFGYIGFYAPNIYISNRVTKRQLSIKRAWPDALDLMLICIESGVSMEAAMRRVAEEMGEQSPELAEEMMLTTAELSFLQDRRVALENFGMRTQLDAVKSVVQALIQAERYGTPLAQALRVLAQEGRDERMNEAEKKAAALPPKLTVPMIIFFLPVLVAVILGPAGIRVADTF, from the coding sequence ATGACCGGAAGCCTTATGTCCAGCCTCACCGACCCGCAAACGCTGATCGCGATCCTCGTGGCCGTTGCTGTCTTCGCAACCTTCTACACGCTCATCATGCCCTTCCTCGAAAGGAAGGACCTCAACAAGCGGATGAAGGCCGTGTCTTCGGAGCGCGATCTCATCCGCAGCCGTGAACGCGAGCGGATGGCGACATCCAGCAGAGAGAGCAAGGCTTCATTGCGAAGCGCCAACAACAAATCAGCGCATCGCATTGTGGAGCGCTTCAATCTTCGCGAAGCTCTTGCCGACAAGAACACCATGACCAAGCTGCGCGCAGCCGGTCTGCGTTCGCAGAATGCGTTCAACATGTTTCTTGCTGCACGCTTCATCCTACCCTTCATTTTTCTGGCACTTGCTTTCACCTGGGTCTTCGTTCTCGGAAATCTTGCCGAGCAGTCTTTTATCGTGCGGCTGATGGCTGTTCTTCTGTTCGGCTATATCGGTTTCTATGCCCCAAACATCTACATCTCCAACCGCGTCACCAAACGTCAGCTCTCCATAAAGCGCGCATGGCCAGACGCACTGGACCTCATGCTGATCTGCATCGAATCCGGTGTATCGATGGAGGCTGCGATGCGTCGCGTCGCGGAGGAAATGGGCGAGCAATCGCCTGAATTGGCGGAAGAGATGATGCTGACAACGGCAGAACTCTCGTTTCTTCAGGACAGGCGCGTCGCACTGGAAAACTTTGGCATGCGCACACAGCTTGACGCGGTCAAGAGCGTTGTCCAGGCACTTATTCAGGCGGAGCGATACGGCACACCGCTGGCGCAGGCATTGCGCGTTCTGGCCCAGGAAGGCCGTGACGAGCGCATGAATGAGGCGGAGAAGAAGGCCGCCGCACTACCGCCAAAGCTGACGGTTCCGATGATCATATTTTTCCTGCCAGTTCTCGTTGCCGTCATTCTCGGCCCGGCAGGCATCCGCGTCGCCGATACATTCTGA
- a CDS encoding tetratricopeptide repeat protein: protein MSTGSIPTATRSYDQMNMDQLRQAESSAGKAYERSPKDKAIGMNYANLLMMTGKNTQALAVMQQIAIAHPADRDVLAAFGKAQASAGQLEQALSTIQRAQTPDRPDWRLYSAEGAVLDQLGRSNEARTKYRQALDLKPNDPSVLSNLGMSYVLSSDPRTAETYLQSAISQPGADSRVRQNLALVVGLQGRFADAERIAVQELSAQQAQANLSYLRAMLSQQNSWQQLAKKDGKPTG from the coding sequence ATGTCCACCGGCTCGATCCCGACGGCCACACGCTCCTACGACCAGATGAACATGGATCAGCTTCGTCAGGCCGAAAGCAGCGCCGGCAAAGCCTACGAGCGCAGTCCCAAGGACAAAGCCATCGGCATGAACTATGCCAACCTGCTGATGATGACCGGCAAGAACACGCAGGCTTTGGCGGTCATGCAACAGATTGCTATTGCTCATCCGGCCGACCGTGACGTGCTCGCTGCCTTTGGCAAGGCTCAGGCGTCCGCAGGACAACTCGAGCAGGCGCTCTCCACCATTCAGCGGGCACAGACGCCTGATCGCCCCGACTGGCGGCTCTACTCCGCCGAGGGCGCCGTTCTGGATCAGCTTGGGCGGTCCAATGAAGCACGCACTAAATATCGCCAGGCACTGGATCTGAAACCGAACGATCCGAGCGTTCTTTCGAACCTTGGCATGTCTTACGTCCTGTCGAGCGATCCTCGCACGGCAGAAACCTACCTGCAGTCGGCGATCAGCCAGCCGGGCGCCGACAGTCGCGTTCGTCAGAACCTTGCCCTCGTCGTTGGTTTGCAGGGGCGTTTTGCCGATGCCGAACGTATTGCGGTTCAGGAGCTTTCGGCGCAGCAGGCACAGGCTAACCTGAGCTATCTCCGTGCCATGCTCTCGCAGCAGAATTCCTGGCAACAACTTGCCAAGAAGGACGGCAAGCCAACTGGCTGA
- a CDS encoding pilus assembly protein CpaD, whose product MQEATSFTFKSPLTKSGLVIAMAFAAGLLQGCARDPLTTNAIPDDYRTRHPITLSEAEHSLDIPVSAGDSRLTTSMADNVRGFAQSYASTSTGIVNIQAPSGSPNSAAASRMVRQIRATLSGAGVPSGKIMETRYSAGATGDAAPIRLSYVAVTAMTGQCGQWPEDLSDNTSANKNWYNFGCASQNNLAAQVANPMDLVSPRGMSAIDAERRAVVIDGYRSGKNTATAD is encoded by the coding sequence ATGCAGGAAGCCACCTCTTTTACCTTCAAAAGTCCCCTGACAAAGTCCGGACTGGTCATTGCCATGGCCTTTGCCGCCGGACTGCTGCAGGGCTGCGCGCGTGATCCGTTGACGACCAATGCTATCCCCGACGACTACAGGACACGTCACCCGATCACGCTGTCGGAAGCGGAGCATTCACTCGATATCCCTGTCTCCGCTGGCGACAGCCGATTGACGACCTCAATGGCAGACAATGTTCGCGGCTTCGCCCAGAGCTATGCTTCGACATCGACCGGCATCGTCAACATCCAGGCGCCGTCGGGATCGCCGAATTCCGCGGCAGCTTCAAGGATGGTCCGGCAGATTCGCGCGACACTCTCTGGCGCCGGTGTGCCGTCGGGCAAGATCATGGAAACGCGCTATAGTGCAGGTGCGACTGGCGATGCCGCGCCAATCAGGCTCAGCTATGTCGCGGTCACCGCCATGACAGGTCAGTGTGGTCAGTGGCCGGAAGACCTGTCCGACAATACCTCCGCCAACAAGAACTGGTACAATTTCGGCTGCGCCTCCCAGAACAATCTGGCTGCTCAGGTGGCAAACCCCATGGATCTGGTCAGCCCACGCGGCATGAGCGCGATTGATGCGGAACGTCGTGCGGTGGTCATCGACGGATATCGCAGCGGCAAAAATACAGCGACTGCGGACTAA